The following proteins come from a genomic window of Pirellula staleyi DSM 6068:
- a CDS encoding YicC/YloC family endoribonuclease, translating to MLLSMTGHGEAHHHADGVSIGVEVRTVNNRYLKVSIRTGEGYSSLESAIEAVVRETLRRGSVQLSIRIDREASSDDYQLCAPVLEGYLRQIELLQGAGGISGAVRIEQLLGLPGVVKTKSTSTELAERDWPAIERALREALSKLESMRRSEGAAMAADLLANCHQVASQLAHIEKRAPVVVEAYRTRMVDRLSKLMAEFNVSVTASDVVREVGMFAEKSDISEEIVRLRSHCEQFERVMKNEETPGRKLEFLTQEMFRETNTIGSKSNDAEIATFVIEIKTAIERMREMIQNVE from the coding sequence TTGCTCCTGAGTATGACCGGCCACGGCGAAGCTCATCACCACGCAGATGGCGTGTCGATCGGCGTGGAAGTGCGCACCGTCAACAACCGCTACCTGAAGGTCAGCATCCGGACGGGCGAAGGGTACAGCAGCCTCGAGTCGGCCATCGAAGCGGTCGTTCGTGAAACCTTGCGACGCGGCAGCGTACAGCTGTCGATTCGGATCGATCGCGAGGCCTCGTCCGACGACTATCAGCTGTGCGCTCCGGTGCTCGAGGGCTATTTGCGTCAAATCGAGCTCCTGCAAGGTGCTGGCGGCATCAGTGGCGCGGTTCGCATCGAGCAACTCTTGGGACTTCCCGGGGTCGTGAAGACCAAATCAACCAGCACCGAACTAGCCGAGCGCGATTGGCCTGCCATCGAGAGAGCACTTCGCGAAGCACTGTCGAAACTCGAATCGATGCGGCGCAGCGAGGGTGCTGCCATGGCAGCCGACCTGCTTGCCAATTGCCACCAGGTCGCCTCGCAACTCGCCCATATCGAAAAGCGTGCTCCGGTTGTTGTCGAGGCGTATCGCACACGCATGGTCGATCGGCTGAGCAAACTGATGGCCGAGTTCAACGTCAGCGTGACTGCCAGCGACGTCGTTCGCGAAGTTGGCATGTTTGCTGAGAAGAGCGACATCTCGGAAGAGATTGTCCGCCTCCGGAGCCACTGCGAGCAGTTCGAGCGGGTCATGAAAAACGAAGAGACCCCGGGACGAAAGCTCGAGTTCCTGACGCAGGAAATGTTCCGCGAAACGAATACGATTGGCAGCAAGAGCAACGACGCCGAAATCGCCACGTTCGTGATTGAAATCAAGACCGCCATCGAACGGATGCGCGAGATGATCCAAAACGTCGAGTAA
- the secG gene encoding preprotein translocase subunit SecG — protein sequence MSLELSPLVAVTAYHYLFSIPLSLVAVFLSLVVLVQRGRGGGLTGALGGMGGQSAFGTKAGDLFTRITIVVAAFWILLSMASLKFLSEQGETGGLKRNPTTTTAPATDDTKSGDDKAAGETGTGETPAADKTGATTPAAETPAAETPATETPAAEKPAETPAAEKPAEAPAAEKPAAEVPAEQPAVAPPAEAPAAEKPAEDKPADK from the coding sequence ATGTCGCTCGAATTATCGCCTCTCGTTGCCGTTACGGCGTATCACTATTTGTTCAGCATTCCACTTTCGCTGGTGGCAGTCTTTCTGTCGCTAGTCGTGCTCGTGCAGCGCGGACGTGGCGGCGGACTTACTGGTGCGTTGGGCGGGATGGGGGGACAAAGCGCGTTCGGCACGAAAGCGGGCGACTTGTTTACCCGGATCACGATTGTGGTCGCCGCTTTTTGGATTCTGCTGTCGATGGCCTCGCTGAAGTTTCTCTCCGAACAGGGTGAAACTGGCGGTCTGAAACGCAATCCGACCACCACAACCGCCCCAGCGACCGACGACACCAAGTCGGGAGACGATAAAGCTGCAGGCGAGACGGGCACTGGCGAAACTCCTGCCGCCGACAAAACTGGCGCAACAACGCCTGCTGCCGAGACTCCCGCAGCTGAAACCCCAGCGACCGAAACGCCTGCTGCGGAAAAGCCTGCAGAAACGCCCGCAGCCGAGAAACCAGCGGAAGCACCAGCCGCTGAAAAGCCCGCGGCTGAAGTCCCAGCCGAGCAACCAGCTGTAGCACCACCCGCTGAGGCTCCTGCTGCCGAAAAGCCCGCTGAAGACAAGCCAGCCGACAAATAA
- the tpiA gene encoding triose-phosphate isomerase codes for MRKKFIAGNWKMNLTKAAAVELAAGLAAKIGTPSVDVAVCPPSVYLDAVVGALAGSAIQVGGQNCYHEPKGAFTGELSAAMLLDIGCKYVILGHSERRHILKETNADIQKKVVAALAAGLTPILCVGELLSEREAGQTAAVVHDQFDGSLAGISAEQVQQVVIAYEPVWAIGTGKVATPEQAEEVHANLRAHIAAKLGQATADVVRIQYGGSVTAENAATLLHQPNIDGALVGGASLKVESFLGIVAGATKS; via the coding sequence GTGAGAAAGAAATTCATCGCTGGCAATTGGAAGATGAACCTCACCAAAGCAGCTGCCGTTGAATTGGCTGCGGGGCTGGCTGCCAAGATTGGCACCCCCTCGGTGGATGTCGCCGTTTGCCCACCAAGCGTTTATTTAGATGCAGTGGTCGGTGCACTTGCTGGTTCGGCGATTCAGGTGGGTGGTCAGAACTGCTACCACGAACCCAAAGGTGCCTTCACCGGTGAACTGTCGGCCGCGATGCTGCTCGACATCGGCTGCAAGTATGTAATCCTGGGACACAGCGAACGCCGCCACATCCTGAAAGAGACCAACGCTGACATTCAAAAGAAGGTGGTGGCTGCCCTCGCTGCTGGCCTCACCCCCATCCTGTGCGTCGGCGAACTGCTGAGTGAGCGCGAAGCTGGTCAAACTGCTGCTGTGGTCCACGACCAGTTCGATGGCTCGCTCGCTGGCATCTCGGCCGAGCAGGTTCAGCAAGTAGTGATTGCCTACGAGCCTGTTTGGGCCATCGGCACCGGCAAAGTGGCCACCCCAGAACAAGCTGAGGAAGTGCACGCGAACCTGCGAGCGCACATCGCTGCCAAACTGGGTCAAGCCACAGCTGACGTGGTTCGAATTCAGTACGGCGGCAGTGTGACAGCCGAAAACGCCGCCACCCTGCTGCACCAGCCGAACATCGACGGTGCTTTGGTGGGTGGAGCCTCGCTGAAGGTCGAGAGCTTCCTGGGGATCGTTGCGGGTGCCACGAAGTCGTAA
- the aroF gene encoding 3-deoxy-7-phosphoheptulonate synthase — MIIILQNEVSESQLSHVLERVEQLGLKAHLSRGTFRTIIGVIGDEQKISAESLRAIPGVLEVMPVLPPYKLASKDAHPQPSVVNVSGVKIGGGYLAMIAGPCAVEEPERMHNIAKAVRTAGANIFRGGAYKPRTSPYAFQGHGEDGLKLLREVGDAHGMPIVTEVMDPRCVETVERYADMIQIGARNMQNFVLLTEVGRTRKPVLLKRGMSATVEDLLMSAEYILSQGNPDVVLCERGVKGFDKVTRNLYDVASVAVVKGLSHLPIIVDPSHATGKPALIPPCALAGIAVGADGVHIEVHDCPEKALSDGPQALLPHKYAELMVQLKGLAALMGKEISPVPGEKLAATV, encoded by the coding sequence GTGATCATAATCCTCCAAAACGAAGTGTCGGAAAGCCAATTGTCGCACGTCCTCGAGCGAGTTGAACAACTCGGGCTCAAGGCACACCTCAGCCGCGGAACGTTCCGCACGATTATTGGGGTGATTGGCGACGAGCAAAAAATCTCGGCCGAATCGCTTCGCGCGATTCCGGGCGTTCTCGAGGTGATGCCTGTGCTCCCTCCTTATAAACTCGCCAGCAAAGATGCTCACCCCCAACCGAGCGTGGTGAATGTCTCGGGCGTGAAGATCGGTGGCGGCTATCTCGCCATGATCGCCGGTCCATGTGCGGTGGAAGAGCCCGAACGGATGCACAACATCGCGAAAGCGGTGCGAACTGCCGGCGCGAATATCTTCCGTGGCGGCGCTTATAAGCCTCGCACCAGCCCGTACGCCTTCCAAGGTCACGGCGAAGATGGACTCAAACTGCTCCGTGAAGTGGGTGATGCTCACGGCATGCCGATCGTCACGGAAGTGATGGACCCACGCTGCGTGGAAACTGTCGAGCGTTATGCCGACATGATCCAAATCGGCGCTCGCAACATGCAAAACTTTGTGCTGCTGACGGAAGTCGGGCGCACGCGTAAGCCTGTGCTGCTGAAGCGTGGCATGAGCGCAACGGTGGAAGACCTCCTAATGAGCGCCGAATATATCCTGTCGCAAGGCAACCCTGATGTGGTGCTCTGCGAACGTGGAGTAAAGGGTTTTGATAAGGTCACGCGTAACCTTTATGACGTCGCTTCGGTGGCTGTCGTCAAAGGTCTCTCGCACTTGCCCATTATCGTCGACCCCAGCCATGCCACTGGTAAGCCAGCACTCATTCCACCGTGTGCTCTCGCCGGCATCGCCGTGGGAGCCGATGGCGTGCATATCGAAGTGCACGATTGCCCTGAAAAAGCCTTGTCCGATGGCCCCCAAGCACTTCTCCCTCACAAGTACGCCGAACTGATGGTTCAGCTGAAGGGACTCGCTGCCTTGATGGGCAAAGAGATCTCGCCTGTCCCTGGCGAAAAACTGGCTGCCACGGTTTAA
- the proC gene encoding pyrroline-5-carboxylate reductase → MPLTIGFVGAGQMATALALGLVKAGLAKGSDILAYDPYPAALAGFQAKIEGAQGVDGVEKLASVDVLVLAVKPQQLAAAAAPLVGKIAPQTLVVSVLAGATLATLSKALGHAKIIRVMPNTPALVSAGASAFAASEGATPKDLELAQQLLSSVGFAAKVEEKHLDAVTGLSGSGPAYACLIIEALADGGVKMGLPRDLALKLAAQTLLGTAKMVLDSGEHPGVLKDRVASPGGTTIAGLATLEDRGVRGALIAAVESATRRSMELGKPS, encoded by the coding sequence ATGCCCCTTACGATTGGATTTGTGGGTGCTGGCCAAATGGCGACCGCACTGGCACTGGGACTCGTAAAGGCAGGCCTGGCAAAGGGTAGCGACATTTTGGCCTACGATCCTTATCCAGCCGCTCTAGCTGGTTTTCAGGCGAAGATCGAAGGGGCTCAAGGTGTCGATGGGGTTGAGAAGCTCGCCAGTGTCGATGTGCTCGTCCTGGCCGTTAAGCCGCAGCAACTTGCCGCAGCAGCCGCGCCATTAGTGGGCAAGATCGCTCCGCAAACCCTTGTTGTTTCGGTACTTGCAGGGGCCACACTCGCGACGCTTAGCAAGGCACTCGGCCACGCCAAGATCATCCGCGTGATGCCGAACACTCCAGCCTTGGTAAGTGCCGGTGCTTCGGCCTTCGCTGCGTCCGAAGGGGCTACCCCAAAAGACCTCGAGCTTGCTCAGCAACTGCTTAGCTCGGTTGGCTTTGCGGCTAAAGTCGAGGAGAAGCATCTCGACGCTGTCACGGGGCTGTCAGGCTCCGGACCAGCGTACGCCTGTCTCATCATCGAGGCTTTGGCCGATGGTGGCGTCAAAATGGGATTGCCTCGCGATTTGGCTCTTAAATTAGCTGCTCAAACCCTACTGGGAACCGCCAAAATGGTGCTCGATAGTGGCGAGCATCCCGGTGTTCTGAAGGATCGTGTCGCCAGCCCTGGGGGAACGACGATTGCCGGTCTGGCGACCCTCGAAGATCGTGGTGTCCGAGGTGCTTTGATTGCTGCTGTGGAATCGGCCACCCGTCGGTCGATGGAACTAGGCAAACCCTCGTAA
- the moaC gene encoding cyclic pyranopterin monophosphate synthase MoaC: MSESFSHFDEQGASRMVDVTAKPITERMARARGIVAMQPATLAKIRDRSHSKGDVLEVARLAGIMAAKRTDEWIPLCHSLPLEGVEIAFTILGDDRIAIEATTRVSAKTGVEMESLVAVSACALTIYDMCKAVDRALVIERIELVEKQGGRSGHFLRETPAP; encoded by the coding sequence GTGAGTGAATCGTTTTCGCATTTCGACGAGCAGGGGGCATCGAGAATGGTCGATGTCACCGCCAAACCGATCACCGAGCGGATGGCTCGGGCGCGCGGAATCGTTGCGATGCAGCCTGCCACGCTGGCTAAAATCCGAGATCGCTCGCACAGCAAAGGGGATGTTCTCGAGGTGGCCCGCCTCGCAGGGATCATGGCCGCGAAACGGACCGATGAGTGGATTCCGCTCTGTCACTCCCTACCGCTCGAGGGGGTCGAAATCGCGTTTACGATCCTCGGTGATGATCGAATTGCGATTGAAGCCACGACGCGAGTGAGTGCCAAGACCGGTGTCGAGATGGAATCGCTTGTCGCTGTTAGTGCTTGTGCTCTAACGATTTACGACATGTGCAAGGCAGTCGATCGGGCCCTGGTGATCGAGCGCATCGAGCTGGTAGAAAAACAAGGTGGACGAAGCGGCCACTTTTTGCGTGAAACTCCCGCCCCCTGA
- a CDS encoding polyprenyl synthetase family protein yields MSPSSASGSAVTSSDSALASGANSPATTAILNTLYAPVAAEMQLIEQRLRTELSSKHPFVDELVRYGCLLGGKRLRPALLLLTGKALGGITPAHLTLATVVEMIHTATLVHDDVLDEAKVRRHLATVNARWDNESSVLLGDYLFTHAFHLASTLDTVVGCRVIGRATNIVCEGELLQKGSRGNFRLTQSEYFEIIEGKTAELTACSCYLGAHFSAASVEVCDQMDGFGRDLGIAFQIADDLLDVLGEEKATGKSLGTDLEKQKPTLPLIYTLEKASSHDRQELVEILSSESRDMKQILPFIIKYGGIEFAREQAIRYARRAAGRLEYLPNGNCRDTLQTMAEFVVSRSS; encoded by the coding sequence ATGAGCCCATCGTCAGCCAGCGGATCAGCAGTTACGAGTTCTGACTCGGCACTCGCCAGCGGAGCCAACAGTCCCGCGACCACCGCGATTCTGAACACGCTCTACGCGCCGGTTGCCGCCGAAATGCAGCTGATCGAGCAGCGTCTCCGGACCGAACTCTCGAGCAAGCATCCATTTGTCGACGAACTGGTTCGCTACGGCTGTCTGCTCGGCGGCAAGCGTCTCCGACCTGCTCTCTTGCTGTTGACGGGGAAAGCACTGGGTGGCATCACGCCAGCGCATCTAACCCTCGCCACCGTGGTCGAGATGATTCACACCGCCACGCTGGTGCACGACGACGTTCTCGATGAAGCCAAAGTCCGCCGGCATCTCGCAACGGTGAATGCCCGCTGGGACAACGAATCGAGTGTTTTACTCGGCGACTATCTCTTCACACACGCCTTCCATCTCGCCAGCACCCTCGACACCGTTGTCGGCTGCCGCGTGATCGGTCGCGCGACGAACATCGTCTGCGAAGGAGAGTTGCTCCAAAAAGGATCGCGTGGCAACTTCCGACTCACGCAGTCTGAATACTTCGAAATCATCGAAGGAAAGACTGCTGAGTTGACCGCCTGCAGTTGCTACCTCGGGGCTCATTTCTCGGCCGCGAGTGTGGAAGTGTGCGACCAGATGGATGGTTTTGGTCGCGATCTCGGTATCGCGTTTCAAATTGCCGACGATTTGCTCGACGTGCTTGGCGAAGAAAAAGCCACCGGCAAGAGTCTCGGCACCGATCTCGAGAAGCAGAAGCCAACTTTGCCACTGATCTACACGCTCGAGAAGGCATCGTCGCACGATCGTCAGGAACTGGTGGAGATCCTGTCGAGCGAATCTCGCGATATGAAACAGATCCTGCCGTTCATTATCAAGTATGGCGGCATCGAATTCGCCCGCGAACAAGCGATTCGCTATGCTCGTCGCGCTGCAGGGCGACTTGAGTATCTTCCGAATGGCAATTGTCGCGACACGCTGCAAACCATGGCCGAATTCGTCGTTAGCCGCAGTAGCTAG
- a CDS encoding tetratricopeptide repeat protein, translated as MKSHHDRPSAVPASREATSRRKSTHDQQPVRSNLIYFALVLVAGLLAYSSSFVGDFVFDDVTEIESNDNLAKVWPPQEVLDSGNRLPVRPLPQWTFGVQSLVTGRNLASFHAVNLAIHLASGMLLLLLVKWSLDFVRERIAPLDESGRWIIATSIASLWVAHPLTTQAVTYIYQRIESMVVLGMLASLACFAASMRRPASPIWLLLSVVASILAMLCKEVAITLPLLVYLYDATFVSRSFGEPLTKRWKYHLAMHATIVVLLGVVLAERGDYAEFTEQKHSSWEYARSQPLVILHYLRLAFLPIYQCFDYTWPVQPIDATMFVSLFVVLAMFVGAALLLWRRHPLGFVAMSFFILLAPSSSVVPVIDLAFEHRMYLPLAAVLTLVIAPLGLWQLQLRDVEKESPRQEIPSRVWLKYSLVMGVILMLLVALTFQRNMVYRDRQTLWEDVVQKLPQNARAWANLARIKGDRGNFEDAYRDLQRSLKELPNVADTHGQLASVCLALGRRDEALRACERGIEIAPDKPLLYYQLGLVLRGADDDRALAALEKAVELAPNYGDAHNNLGAMLIRRDPQRAHEHLLKAIEIRPTNYQAWINLGNLLGSTGNYRESIAAFDRALSIAKDHPLAMKNRATVLQLQQQSRSTP; from the coding sequence ATGAAATCGCACCACGACCGACCATCTGCAGTTCCTGCTTCGCGCGAGGCAACAAGCCGCCGCAAAAGCACCCACGATCAGCAACCGGTTCGAAGCAACCTGATTTACTTCGCCCTAGTGCTGGTTGCAGGGCTGCTCGCTTACAGCAGCAGTTTTGTAGGGGACTTCGTTTTTGACGATGTCACCGAGATTGAGTCCAACGACAATCTCGCGAAGGTTTGGCCACCCCAGGAAGTGCTCGATAGCGGGAATCGGCTGCCAGTCCGTCCCCTGCCGCAGTGGACGTTTGGTGTGCAATCGCTCGTGACGGGGCGTAATCTCGCCAGTTTTCACGCCGTCAATCTGGCCATTCATCTAGCGAGCGGCATGCTGCTACTCCTGCTCGTGAAATGGTCGCTTGATTTTGTACGCGAGCGAATCGCTCCCCTCGATGAATCCGGGCGATGGATCATCGCCACGTCGATTGCATCGCTCTGGGTCGCGCATCCACTGACCACCCAAGCGGTCACCTACATCTACCAGCGCATCGAGTCGATGGTTGTGCTCGGAATGCTCGCTTCGCTCGCCTGTTTCGCAGCGAGCATGCGACGACCAGCTTCGCCGATTTGGCTACTCCTTTCTGTGGTGGCTTCGATCCTAGCGATGCTCTGCAAGGAAGTAGCTATCACACTGCCACTGCTCGTGTATCTCTACGATGCCACTTTCGTGAGCCGTAGTTTTGGGGAGCCCCTGACGAAGCGGTGGAAGTATCACCTGGCGATGCACGCAACCATTGTTGTCCTGCTCGGTGTAGTGCTTGCTGAGCGCGGCGACTATGCCGAGTTCACGGAGCAAAAGCATTCTAGCTGGGAGTATGCACGTTCACAGCCGCTCGTGATTCTGCACTACTTAAGACTCGCGTTTTTGCCGATTTATCAATGCTTCGATTACACCTGGCCTGTTCAGCCGATCGATGCCACGATGTTCGTTTCGCTCTTCGTCGTACTTGCGATGTTTGTGGGTGCGGCACTTTTGCTGTGGCGACGTCATCCGCTCGGGTTTGTCGCGATGAGTTTCTTTATCCTGCTCGCTCCCAGCAGTAGTGTGGTGCCGGTTATCGACTTGGCGTTTGAACATCGGATGTACCTGCCACTCGCCGCTGTGTTGACACTTGTCATCGCGCCGCTTGGTCTCTGGCAGCTGCAGCTGCGGGATGTCGAAAAAGAAAGTCCGCGCCAAGAGATCCCGTCGCGAGTTTGGCTGAAATATTCGCTGGTGATGGGCGTCATACTAATGCTGCTGGTGGCACTTACGTTTCAGCGGAACATGGTCTATCGCGACCGCCAAACGCTGTGGGAAGATGTCGTGCAGAAGCTACCGCAAAATGCACGTGCCTGGGCGAATCTAGCGAGAATTAAGGGGGATCGCGGCAATTTCGAGGATGCTTACCGCGACTTGCAGCGGAGCCTCAAAGAGCTACCGAATGTCGCCGATACGCACGGACAACTTGCCAGTGTTTGCCTGGCGCTTGGGCGGCGCGATGAGGCGTTGCGAGCCTGCGAACGTGGGATCGAAATCGCCCCCGATAAGCCGCTGCTCTACTACCAGTTGGGCCTCGTGCTACGCGGGGCAGATGACGACCGTGCTCTCGCTGCGCTCGAAAAGGCCGTGGAGCTTGCGCCCAACTATGGCGACGCCCACAACAACCTTGGCGCGATGCTGATTCGACGCGATCCCCAGCGTGCTCACGAGCATCTACTAAAAGCGATCGAGATACGCCCGACGAACTATCAGGCGTGGATTAACCTTGGAAATTTGCTGGGGTCAACCGGCAACTATCGCGAGTCGATCGCAGCCTTTGATCGGGCGCTCTCCATCGCGAAAGATCATCCACTCGCGATGAAAAATCGCGCGACGGTTTTACAGCTTCAGCAGCAATCTCGCAGCACTCCATGA